In Parasegetibacter sp. NRK P23, a single genomic region encodes these proteins:
- a CDS encoding phosphoribosyltransferase family protein → MSEQKKYILNKEEAGRKIQRMAYEIAERNMTETPPALILAGIRDNGVVIARSLQHLLQQIYPAPVQVLEVELDKRHPGVISWSDAGDFNGKTIVLVDDVANSGKTMLYALKPLLEFHPESIQTLALVERTHKKFPVHTDYVGLSLSTTLQEHIFVEVEGERVTGAYLV, encoded by the coding sequence ATGTCGGAACAGAAAAAGTACATTCTTAATAAAGAAGAAGCCGGAAGAAAGATCCAGCGGATGGCCTATGAAATTGCGGAAAGGAACATGACAGAGACCCCTCCAGCACTCATCCTGGCAGGGATCCGCGACAATGGCGTGGTGATCGCCCGCTCTTTACAACATCTTTTACAACAAATCTACCCCGCCCCGGTACAGGTGCTGGAAGTGGAACTGGACAAACGGCATCCCGGTGTTATTTCCTGGAGCGATGCCGGGGATTTTAACGGTAAAACCATTGTGCTGGTAGACGATGTGGCCAACAGTGGAAAAACGATGTTGTACGCGTTAAAACCACTGCTGGAATTTCACCCGGAAAGTATCCAGACCCTGGCGCTGGTGGAGAGAACACATAAGAAGTTCCCAGTACATACGGATTATGTGGGGCTGTCGCTGTCTACCACCTTGCAGGAGCATATATTCGTGGAAGTGGAAGGGGAAAGGGTAACGGGGGCGTATCTGGTGTGA
- a CDS encoding (Fe-S)-binding protein codes for MSILPQILFVAAAAAAIFLFAGKAKQIRRNILLGKEETLTDNPAARWRNLLLLAFGQKKMFRNPSVAIMHFIIYAGFVIINIEVLEIFLDGIFGTHRLFAPYLGGFYNFLINFFEILALGVLIVCVIFLIRRNVMNIRRFRKKELDGWPRSDANYILITEIVLMSLFLTMNAADTLLQQRGAPHYSAFLTGNFVVSSLLQPLFSGLSDSALTGLERTCWWLHILGIFAFLNYLPYSKHLHIILAFPNAYYARLAPQGHMNNMPSIQQEVLFAMQPELAAQAGDAPPPAKFGARDVMDLSWRNLLDAYSCTECGRCSAACPANATGKLLSPRKIMMDTRDRLEEVGKNINANKGSFQDDGKSLLHNYITTEELRACTTCNACVEECPVSINPLEIILELRRSLVMEESNAPQEWNMMFGNIENNFAPWKFSPDDRDAWAKA; via the coding sequence ATGTCGATTCTACCGCAGATACTTTTCGTGGCGGCTGCAGCTGCGGCCATCTTTCTTTTCGCAGGCAAGGCGAAACAAATTCGCCGTAATATCTTATTGGGGAAAGAAGAAACACTGACCGATAACCCGGCGGCACGCTGGCGCAACCTCTTATTGCTGGCTTTCGGGCAAAAGAAGATGTTCAGGAATCCTTCTGTAGCCATCATGCACTTCATCATCTATGCGGGTTTCGTAATCATCAACATAGAAGTGCTGGAAATATTCCTGGACGGCATCTTCGGCACACACCGGCTTTTCGCGCCTTACCTGGGTGGCTTCTATAATTTTCTGATCAACTTTTTCGAGATACTGGCTTTGGGTGTACTGATCGTGTGTGTCATTTTCCTGATCAGAAGGAATGTAATGAACATCCGCCGCTTCAGAAAGAAAGAACTGGACGGCTGGCCCCGTTCCGACGCGAATTACATCCTCATCACCGAGATCGTACTGATGAGCCTGTTCCTGACCATGAATGCCGCCGACACGCTCCTTCAACAACGGGGCGCGCCTCATTACAGTGCATTCCTTACAGGTAACTTCGTGGTATCTTCGCTGTTACAGCCCCTGTTTTCAGGGCTTTCCGACAGCGCACTGACCGGACTTGAGCGCACCTGCTGGTGGCTGCACATCCTGGGCATCTTCGCGTTCCTGAACTACCTTCCCTATTCAAAGCACCTGCACATCATACTCGCGTTCCCCAATGCTTATTACGCAAGGCTCGCGCCTCAGGGACACATGAACAACATGCCTTCCATCCAACAGGAAGTGTTGTTCGCCATGCAACCCGAACTGGCCGCGCAAGCCGGAGACGCGCCGCCGCCCGCAAAATTCGGCGCCCGCGACGTAATGGACCTGAGCTGGCGCAACCTCCTGGATGCTTACTCCTGCACAGAATGCGGCCGTTGTTCAGCGGCATGCCCCGCCAACGCAACCGGGAAACTGCTTTCTCCCAGGAAGATCATGATGGATACCCGCGACAGGCTGGAGGAAGTAGGGAAAAATATTAACGCGAACAAAGGCAGCTTCCAGGACGATGGGAAAAGCCTGTTGCACAACTATATTACCACGGAAGAACTCCGGGCATGCACCACCTGCAACGCCTGCGTGGAAGAATGCCCCGTGAGCATCAATCCGCTGGAGATCATTCTTGAATTGCGCCGCTCCCTCGTTATGGAAGAAAGCAACGCGCCGCAGGAATGGAACATGATGTTCGGTAACATCGAAAACAATTTCGCTCCCTGGAAATTCAGTCCCGACGACCGGGATGCATGGGCAAAAGCATAA
- a CDS encoding menaquinone biosynthetic enzyme MqnA/MqnD family protein: MERKIRVGAVSYLNTKPLLYGIERAECRKDMDLVLDYPAKVAQMLLNDEIDMGLVPVAVIPRLREWHINTDFCIGADGDVASVCLFSETELHKTEKVLLDYQSRTSAALTRVLLKNYWRMDPVIEDGGGEDYRSRIKGTTAGLVIGDRALEQRKISTYIYDLADAWKDHTGLSFTFAAWISNKPIDPDFISAFNTANAVGFQHLDEIVAAHPYDVFDLKKYYKQHISYQLDERKRAGLEEFLFQLKRL; this comes from the coding sequence TTGGAACGAAAGATAAGGGTTGGGGCGGTCAGTTATTTGAATACGAAGCCTTTGTTGTATGGTATTGAACGCGCGGAATGCCGGAAAGATATGGATCTGGTGCTGGATTATCCCGCAAAGGTGGCGCAAATGCTGCTGAATGATGAGATTGATATGGGGCTGGTACCCGTGGCCGTGATTCCGCGTCTCCGGGAATGGCATATCAATACCGATTTCTGCATCGGCGCCGATGGCGATGTGGCTTCCGTTTGTCTTTTCAGTGAAACGGAATTGCACAAAACAGAAAAAGTGTTGCTCGATTACCAGAGCCGCACTTCAGCGGCGCTTACCCGCGTGCTGCTGAAAAACTACTGGCGCATGGATCCGGTAATCGAAGATGGCGGCGGCGAAGATTACCGCAGCCGCATCAAAGGAACCACCGCGGGCCTGGTGATTGGCGACCGCGCCCTGGAACAACGAAAGATATCTACCTATATCTATGACCTTGCAGATGCCTGGAAGGACCATACCGGACTATCCTTCACCTTCGCGGCCTGGATCAGTAATAAACCCATCGATCCGGATTTTATCAGTGCTTTCAATACCGCTAACGCAGTGGGGTTTCAACACCTCGACGAAATCGTGGCCGCGCATCCTTATGATGTTTTCGACCTTAAAAAATATTACAAACAGCACATCAGCTACCAGTTGGATGAAAGAAAACGTGCGGGGCTGGAGGAGTTTTTGTTTCAGTTGAAGCGCTTGTAG
- a CDS encoding DUF2911 domain-containing protein, with translation MKKIFQRAATVLLGAAFVLSTTSANAQQDKSKRPSPPATVTQTVKGTTITIDYSRPSVKGRNVWEGNFAPYGKVWRTGANEATIFTVDKDVKVNGKTLPAGKYSLFTIPGEKEWTIIFNKTAEQWGAYKYDSTADQLRVTAKPKANAMTEQFTINITPKGVVELMWDKVKVPFTVK, from the coding sequence ATGAAAAAGATCTTTCAACGTGCAGCCACAGTTTTGCTGGGCGCAGCTTTTGTTCTTTCCACCACTTCCGCCAATGCGCAGCAGGACAAGTCTAAACGTCCCAGTCCCCCGGCCACCGTTACCCAAACTGTAAAGGGAACAACCATCACTATTGATTACAGCCGCCCCTCTGTGAAGGGGAGAAATGTTTGGGAAGGCAATTTTGCTCCTTATGGAAAAGTATGGCGCACCGGCGCAAATGAAGCCACCATTTTTACCGTGGATAAAGACGTAAAAGTGAACGGAAAAACACTGCCCGCCGGAAAATATTCCCTCTTCACTATCCCGGGTGAGAAAGAGTGGACCATCATTTTCAATAAAACCGCAGAGCAATGGGGCGCTTATAAATACGACTCCACCGCCGACCAGTTGCGCGTTACCGCAAAACCCAAGGCCAACGCCATGACAGAGCAATTCACGATCAACATCACTCCCAAAGGCGTGGTTGAACTGATGTGGGATAAAGTGAAAGTGCCTTTTACGGTAAAATAA
- a CDS encoding aldose 1-epimerase family protein produces MVTLDNGKLRVKIAEKGAELQELFSIAEGINFMWSGDPAYWGKFSPILFPIVGTLRNNNFSHNGNTYSLSRHGFARDKVFTVEHTAATECSLLLSSDEDTLKVYPFLFHFRIRYRLEADTLLVQYEVENNGAETMFFSVGAHPAFAVPFLPGTAYTGYELFFGREVTAGRWPITEDGLIAESPVPLLEHNATLPLSHELFEKDALVFKQFPADSILIRAAKGGPGLEVTWKDFPFLGIWAAKNADFVCIEPWCGIADAWNAGGEIATKEGIEKLEPGNVFSRGWQVRIIPG; encoded by the coding sequence ATGGTTACGTTGGATAACGGTAAACTCAGGGTGAAAATAGCGGAGAAAGGTGCCGAATTACAGGAGTTATTTTCAATTGCAGAGGGGATCAACTTTATGTGGAGCGGCGATCCCGCTTACTGGGGGAAGTTCTCACCGATACTTTTTCCGATCGTTGGCACCTTAAGAAACAACAACTTTTCGCACAACGGAAATACCTACTCACTCAGCCGGCATGGTTTCGCACGGGATAAAGTTTTTACCGTTGAACACACAGCTGCGACCGAATGCAGTTTGTTGCTTTCTTCGGATGAGGATACGCTGAAGGTGTATCCGTTCCTTTTTCATTTCAGGATAAGATACAGGCTTGAAGCCGATACGCTCCTTGTGCAATATGAAGTAGAAAATAACGGGGCGGAAACCATGTTTTTTTCCGTAGGGGCGCATCCGGCATTCGCCGTACCATTCCTTCCGGGTACTGCGTATACTGGCTACGAACTTTTCTTTGGCCGGGAGGTTACGGCCGGGCGCTGGCCTATTACCGAGGATGGGCTGATTGCGGAAAGCCCGGTTCCGTTATTGGAACACAACGCAACACTGCCGCTTTCTCATGAATTATTCGAAAAGGATGCGCTGGTTTTTAAGCAGTTTCCTGCCGATTCAATCCTCATTCGTGCCGCTAAAGGTGGTCCCGGATTGGAAGTGACCTGGAAAGATTTTCCATTCCTCGGCATTTGGGCCGCAAAGAATGCAGACTTTGTTTGTATCGAACCCTGGTGCGGTATTGCGGATGCCTGGAACGCCGGAGGCGAAATCGCAACAAAAGAAGGGATAGAAAAACTGGAACCCGGTAATGTTTTTTCACGGGGCTGGCAGGTCCGTATTATCCCCGGATAG
- a CDS encoding LysE family transporter, which produces MLFRAFSYGLFISFLGTLPLGTLNIAAMQISVTDGLRPALLFALGALLVEMIYVRLSLVAMDWVRRQEKLFRWLEWATLLIILVLAAASFVAATSPVVEKNVILSSTLPRFWLGVSMSALNPVQIPFWFGWSSVLFGKNILQTKESFYNIYIAGIGLGTLFGNSVFIFGGRLMVDTLNANQNTLHWIIGGVFAVTAMIQAYRMFFVKKKPL; this is translated from the coding sequence ATGTTGTTCCGTGCTTTTTCCTATGGCCTGTTCATCAGTTTCCTGGGCACATTGCCGTTGGGTACGCTTAATATCGCAGCGATGCAGATTTCGGTTACCGATGGGTTGCGTCCTGCATTGTTGTTCGCTTTGGGCGCACTACTGGTGGAGATGATTTACGTGCGCCTGTCGTTGGTAGCGATGGACTGGGTAAGAAGACAGGAGAAACTTTTCCGCTGGCTGGAATGGGCCACTTTACTGATCATCCTCGTTTTAGCCGCGGCGAGTTTTGTGGCCGCCACAAGTCCTGTGGTGGAAAAAAATGTGATACTCAGCAGTACGCTGCCCCGTTTTTGGCTTGGCGTGAGTATGAGCGCATTGAATCCTGTTCAGATTCCTTTTTGGTTCGGATGGAGTTCGGTGCTGTTTGGAAAGAACATCCTTCAAACCAAAGAATCCTTTTACAACATATACATCGCGGGCATTGGCCTTGGTACATTGTTCGGTAATTCCGTATTTATTTTCGGTGGTCGGTTAATGGTAGATACGCTGAACGCGAACCAGAATACCTTGCATTGGATTATTGGCGGCGTATTCGCGGTTACCGCGATGATACAGGCTTACCGGATGTTTTTTGTGAAGAAGAAACCGCTGTAA
- the purB gene encoding adenylosuccinate lyase, whose protein sequence is MELNALSAISPIDGRYRGQVQHLDEYFSEYALMKYRVLVEIEYLLFLGEKKIVKLPAKVKAHLRKVAEEFDFAAAQQIKDIEKITNHDVKAVEYFLKARLDEVEAGEVKEWIHFGLTSQDINNTSIPLSWKNAVEHEYLPALLNLQHKLHDFANDWKHVPMLARTHGQPASPTRLGKEFMVFVERLEGQVELFTHIPFAAKFGGATGNFNAHHVAFPKRNWIDFGNEFVNNILGLHRMQFTTQIEHYDNMAAHFDAMKRINNILIDLCRDIWTYISMDYFKQQTKKGEVGSSAMPHKVNPIDFENAEGNLGIANALLEHLAAKLPVSRLQRDLTDSTVLRNLGVPFSHIIIAIKAIEKGLGKLLLNEKKLHSDLEDNWAVVAEAIQTILRRENYPKPYEALKELTRGKAHIDKKAIHSFITTLKVSGEVKKELKAITPQNYLGVVGEF, encoded by the coding sequence ATGGAATTGAATGCTCTTTCCGCCATCTCCCCCATTGATGGCCGCTATCGTGGTCAGGTGCAGCACCTTGATGAATATTTCTCCGAATACGCCCTCATGAAATACCGGGTGCTGGTGGAAATTGAATACCTCCTCTTCCTCGGCGAAAAAAAGATCGTGAAACTGCCCGCCAAAGTTAAGGCACACCTGCGGAAAGTAGCCGAAGAATTCGATTTCGCCGCCGCACAACAGATCAAAGACATTGAAAAAATCACCAACCACGACGTGAAAGCCGTGGAATACTTCCTGAAAGCCCGGCTCGATGAAGTGGAAGCAGGCGAAGTGAAAGAATGGATCCATTTCGGACTTACCTCACAGGACATCAACAATACCTCCATCCCGCTTTCCTGGAAGAACGCGGTGGAACACGAATACCTCCCCGCCCTGCTGAACCTTCAGCACAAACTGCACGATTTCGCCAACGACTGGAAGCATGTGCCCATGCTCGCCCGCACACACGGCCAGCCTGCATCCCCCACCCGTCTGGGAAAAGAATTTATGGTTTTCGTGGAAAGGCTGGAAGGACAGGTTGAACTGTTCACGCACATTCCTTTCGCCGCTAAATTCGGTGGTGCCACCGGTAATTTTAACGCGCACCATGTAGCTTTCCCTAAAAGAAACTGGATCGACTTCGGCAACGAATTCGTGAATAATATACTGGGACTGCACAGGATGCAATTCACCACCCAGATCGAACATTACGATAATATGGCCGCTCATTTTGATGCCATGAAACGCATAAACAATATATTGATCGACCTGTGCCGTGATATCTGGACGTACATCTCCATGGATTACTTCAAACAACAAACCAAGAAAGGAGAAGTGGGTTCTTCGGCCATGCCACACAAAGTAAATCCCATCGACTTTGAGAATGCGGAAGGCAACCTCGGTATCGCCAACGCCTTGCTGGAACACCTCGCCGCAAAACTGCCGGTTTCCCGTCTGCAACGCGACCTTACCGACTCCACCGTGCTCCGCAACCTCGGCGTTCCGTTCTCTCATATCATCATCGCCATCAAAGCGATTGAAAAGGGATTGGGTAAACTTTTGCTGAACGAGAAAAAACTCCATTCCGACCTGGAAGACAACTGGGCAGTAGTGGCGGAAGCTATCCAAACCATCCTCAGAAGGGAGAACTATCCCAAACCATACGAGGCACTGAAAGAACTTACGCGCGGCAAAGCGCATATCGATAAAAAAGCGATCCACAGTTTTATTACAACGCTGAAGGTTTCTGGCGAAGTGAAGAAGGAGCTGAAAGCGATTACCCCACAGAATTACCTGGGTGTGGTGGGAGAATTTTAA
- a CDS encoding peptide chain release factor 3, with protein sequence MKYEQEIKRRRSFAIISHPDAGKTTLTEKFLLFGGAIQTAGAVKSNKIKKHAASDFMEIERQRGISVATSVMTFEYKGCLVNLLDTPGHKDFAEDTYRTLTAVDSVILVVDSVNGVEAQTRRLMEVCRMRDTPVIVFINKMDRDGKNRFDLLEEIEKELSISLHPLTWPINSGKDFKGVYNLYDKNLLLFTANTKAAEEDSLHISDLADEVVDQKLGDRDAEILREDVELVDGVHGELNVQDYLAGKVAPVFFGSAVNNFGVKEMLDTFIRIAPTPRSRETSKRVIDVNEDKFSGFIFKIHANLDPKHRDRIAFLRVCSGRFERNKFYHHVRLDKDVRFSNPYSFLARDKDVIEEAYPGDVIGLFDTGNFKIGDTLTEGEDFYFTGIPTFSPEIFKELVNKDPMKTKQLEKGIMQLTDEGVAQLFTQFGGNKKIIGCVGDLQFEVIQYRLLQEYGASCEFRTLPYYKACWITSNDKNKLNEFTRFKSNNVAEDKDGHLVYLAQSEWFLNTERTNNPDIEFHFTSEVHK encoded by the coding sequence ATGAAATACGAGCAGGAAATAAAGCGCAGAAGATCGTTCGCCATCATATCCCACCCGGATGCGGGTAAAACAACGCTTACGGAGAAATTCCTCCTGTTTGGTGGTGCCATTCAAACCGCGGGTGCTGTTAAAAGCAATAAGATCAAGAAGCATGCGGCAAGCGACTTTATGGAGATCGAGCGCCAGAGAGGTATCTCGGTAGCTACTTCCGTGATGACCTTCGAATACAAAGGATGCCTGGTAAACCTGCTCGATACACCCGGTCACAAAGACTTTGCCGAGGATACCTACAGAACCCTTACTGCCGTGGACAGTGTTATTCTCGTGGTGGACAGCGTGAACGGGGTGGAAGCACAAACCCGCCGGCTGATGGAGGTTTGTCGCATGAGAGATACGCCCGTAATCGTATTCATCAACAAAATGGATCGGGATGGTAAGAACCGCTTCGACCTGCTGGAAGAAATTGAAAAAGAACTGAGCATCAGTCTGCACCCCCTTACCTGGCCCATCAACAGCGGAAAAGACTTTAAAGGCGTTTACAACCTTTACGATAAAAACCTCCTGCTTTTTACCGCCAATACAAAGGCCGCAGAAGAAGATTCACTTCATATTTCTGATCTCGCCGATGAAGTGGTGGATCAGAAACTAGGAGACCGCGACGCGGAAATTCTCCGGGAAGATGTTGAACTGGTGGATGGCGTGCATGGAGAGTTGAATGTGCAAGACTATCTCGCAGGAAAAGTGGCCCCAGTTTTCTTCGGTAGTGCCGTGAACAACTTCGGGGTGAAGGAGATGCTGGATACATTTATCCGCATCGCACCTACGCCACGGAGCAGAGAAACGTCTAAAAGAGTGATAGATGTGAACGAAGATAAGTTCAGTGGCTTTATCTTCAAAATACACGCCAACCTGGATCCTAAGCACCGCGACCGGATCGCGTTTCTCCGGGTTTGCTCCGGCCGGTTCGAGCGCAACAAATTCTACCACCACGTGCGCCTCGATAAAGATGTGCGTTTCAGTAACCCCTATAGTTTTCTTGCCCGCGATAAAGATGTGATTGAAGAAGCTTATCCCGGAGATGTGATTGGCCTGTTCGATACCGGCAACTTCAAAATCGGCGATACGCTTACCGAAGGAGAAGATTTCTATTTCACCGGCATACCCACTTTCTCACCGGAAATATTCAAGGAACTGGTGAATAAGGATCCGATGAAGACCAAACAACTTGAAAAAGGCATCATGCAACTTACGGACGAAGGGGTGGCCCAGTTGTTTACCCAGTTCGGGGGCAACAAGAAAATCATCGGTTGCGTGGGTGACCTCCAGTTTGAAGTGATTCAATACCGTTTGTTGCAGGAATACGGCGCATCCTGCGAATTCAGGACCCTGCCTTATTATAAAGCCTGCTGGATCACTTCCAATGATAAAAACAAACTCAACGAATTTACCCGCTTCAAATCAAATAACGTGGCGGAAGATAAGGACGGGCACCTGGTGTACCTCGCGCAGAGTGAGTGGTTCCTGAACACAGAACGCACCAACAACCCGGATATTGAGTTTCACTTTACGAGTGAAGTACACAAGTAA
- a CDS encoding DNRLRE domain-containing protein, with product MKLIQSLALSATCIFALVSCTKDVENSMPIANAGMSRSIKLPQDTVKLRGTATDADGSLIGYIWKMVSGPNRPFLDNSGSDSALVMGLTKGTYQFEFTAIDDKGGRGFDTVQIEVLPSDIIQLSQQPSFNEYEGYLAGNDNGYEASWQTHELGVIYWTDQGVPYGMRPVVKFDLSSIPANATIVSAKLSLYSHPNPSNGNHVSPNSGSDISMLIQRVTSPWTVSSLKWNNKPSTTSTGQVIVPHTALPSLDLLNVDVKSMVAAMVESNNYGFAMKLQNEALYNSRIFCSSRHSDASKHPKLVVEYRVDK from the coding sequence TTGAAACTGATTCAATCCTTAGCCTTATCCGCTACCTGCATCTTCGCACTTGTTAGTTGTACAAAAGACGTTGAGAACTCCATGCCTATTGCCAATGCGGGTATGTCGCGTTCTATTAAACTTCCCCAGGATACTGTGAAACTCAGAGGAACTGCCACTGATGCTGATGGCTCGCTGATTGGTTATATCTGGAAGATGGTTTCTGGTCCTAACCGTCCTTTCTTGGACAATAGCGGTTCAGATTCAGCCCTTGTTATGGGACTTACAAAAGGTACTTACCAGTTTGAGTTTACGGCTATTGATGACAAAGGAGGCCGAGGTTTTGATACGGTACAAATAGAAGTATTGCCTTCAGACATTATCCAGCTTTCCCAACAGCCTTCCTTTAATGAGTATGAAGGATATCTTGCAGGTAACGACAACGGATATGAAGCCTCCTGGCAAACGCACGAGCTCGGAGTAATATATTGGACCGACCAGGGTGTTCCTTATGGGATGCGGCCGGTTGTGAAATTTGATTTGAGCAGTATTCCTGCCAATGCCACCATCGTAAGCGCAAAGTTATCATTGTATAGCCATCCCAATCCTTCAAATGGTAATCACGTCAGCCCCAATTCCGGATCGGACATCTCAATGCTTATTCAGCGGGTTACCAGTCCGTGGACGGTGTCTTCCCTGAAATGGAATAACAAACCTTCAACAACTTCAACCGGACAGGTAATTGTTCCGCATACCGCGTTGCCATCTTTGGACCTTTTAAATGTCGATGTAAAAAGTATGGTTGCTGCAATGGTAGAAAGCAATAATTACGGATTTGCTATGAAATTGCAGAATGAGGCACTCTACAATTCACGTATTTTCTGCTCCAGCCGACATTCAGATGCATCAAAACATCCAAAATTGGTAGTGGAATACAGGGTGGATAAGTAA
- a CDS encoding folylpolyglutamate synthase/dihydrofolate synthase family protein, with product MTYAETLDYLYARLPMFTRIGAAAIKKDLTNTLLLCKKAGNPQQLFKSIHIAGTNGKGSVSHMLASVLQEAGYKTGLYTSPHLQDFRERIRINGAMIPEAEVIRFTEDYKTYFEAIEPSFFEVTVALAFRYFAEQRVDVAVIETGLGGRLDSTNVITPELSIITNIGYDHMQLLGDTLPQIAHEKAGIIKEKIPVVIGESHPETVAVFTEKAREKNTPIIFADQLFRPQTIQSSPVELNVEYATEDGTSFFSTDLPGRYQAKNMATVLAAASILQKQFTALNNEHLRKGLLHVKENTGLMGRWEVLRETPLFVLDVGHNEDGMRQILEQLEHQQYEKLHIVIGMVKDKDVEKVLSLLPQNAAYYFTNASIPRALPAEELKEKAAKYGLQGSIFPVVDEAVQTALAAATADDMVLVCGSVFVVGEVDRELYKRAN from the coding sequence GTGACTTACGCCGAAACGCTCGACTACCTCTACGCCCGCCTGCCCATGTTCACACGCATTGGCGCGGCCGCCATCAAAAAAGACCTCACCAATACCCTCCTGCTTTGCAAAAAGGCAGGCAATCCGCAGCAGTTGTTCAAATCCATCCATATTGCCGGCACCAACGGGAAAGGTTCCGTGAGCCACATGCTCGCCTCCGTTCTGCAGGAAGCAGGGTATAAAACCGGGCTGTATACCAGTCCCCATTTGCAGGACTTCCGGGAACGCATCCGCATCAACGGAGCGATGATACCGGAAGCAGAAGTGATCCGTTTCACCGAAGACTATAAAACATATTTTGAAGCAATAGAACCCTCGTTCTTTGAAGTAACCGTAGCCCTGGCATTCCGGTATTTCGCTGAACAACGGGTAGACGTCGCCGTTATAGAAACCGGGCTCGGCGGCAGACTGGACAGCACCAATGTAATCACCCCTGAACTGAGTATCATCACGAATATCGGTTATGACCACATGCAGTTGCTGGGCGACACGCTCCCCCAGATCGCGCATGAAAAAGCCGGTATCATCAAAGAGAAAATACCGGTGGTGATCGGGGAATCCCACCCGGAGACTGTGGCTGTTTTTACCGAAAAAGCACGAGAAAAAAACACGCCCATCATATTCGCCGACCAGCTATTTCGTCCTCAAACAATCCAATCCTCTCCTGTTGAATTGAACGTTGAATACGCTACGGAGGACGGGACAAGTTTTTTTTCAACCGATCTGCCCGGAAGATATCAGGCTAAAAATATGGCGACCGTGCTGGCCGCAGCTTCCATACTTCAGAAACAATTCACCGCTTTGAATAATGAACACCTGCGCAAGGGACTGCTGCATGTAAAAGAAAACACCGGGCTGATGGGCAGATGGGAAGTATTACGGGAAACCCCTTTGTTTGTATTAGATGTGGGCCATAACGAAGATGGTATGCGTCAGATTCTGGAACAACTGGAACACCAGCAGTACGAAAAGTTACATATTGTAATTGGGATGGTGAAAGATAAGGATGTGGAGAAAGTACTCAGTCTGCTCCCTCAAAATGCTGCCTACTACTTTACCAATGCTTCCATTCCAAGGGCATTGCCTGCGGAAGAACTGAAAGAAAAAGCAGCAAAATACGGATTACAAGGCAGTATTTTCCCTGTGGTGGATGAGGCCGTGCAAACTGCGTTAGCCGCTGCTACCGCAGATGATATGGTATTGGTTTGCGGCAGTGTGTTTGTGGTAGGGGAAGTGGATAGGGAGCTTTACAAGCGCGCCAACTGA